CCAGCCTGCAATTTGTAAAACCCAAAAAAATCGCTGTCGATTATCGACCAGAGCTTGCCACTTCAAACGTATATAACCTCTTAAGACTTAGCCAAATTATATCCTATGGCAAGGCTATTCAACAGCACCAGCGGTCTTGCTTTTCTAACGGTTAAACGCAAATCGGCGAGGCCAAAACGCGTTTCCTTGTTAACAAAAAAGGCCCTTATGGGCCTTTTGTCTGTCTTGGTTATTTGGTGTACGCTCGCGGCATATCAGAGTCAGTGGTGTAACGCTCTCTGAGTTTGTCGTGACGAGATTCAGTGCTCACCTCTTCACCGTTGATCCAAAGCTTATCTAAGGTGGTGCTATACTCAAACGGATCGGCACTCCACAGTACCAGATCGGCGCGCTGACCTGATGCGATTTTACCGCCATCTAAGCCAAACACATCCGCAATATTGCTGCTGACGGCTTTAAGTGCGCCTTCATGGCTCATCCCCTGTGCAACGGCAATACCGGCGTCGAAACGCAATTGATACAGGTTATGTGCACCTTCAAAAGCAAAACCAGACAACAATACTTTAACGCCTGCGCGTTCAAGTTCTCCGGCATTGCGCAGATCGGCGTGTAAAGAGCTGAAGCTGGATGGCAGGTTGGATACCGCACTGATCACAACTGGCACATTGGCTTTGGCAATGTGTTCTTTGACCAGCACAGCATCATTCACACCCCACAGAACCAAATTAAGGCCAAACTGCTCTTTTACCTTGAGGACTTCAAGAATATCTGAGGCGCGCTCTACTTCAACAACCACCGGCATTTCGCCTTTTAAGACAGCGGTCAGTACTTGCTCTTCCTGACTTGGCTTCTTAGCCGCCTTTTTGTCATCCTTCTTGGTTTTTTCAGACAGCTTTTGCTGCTGTCCTTCCAGCTTTTCAGTCAGGGTTTTATACTTCATTGCCCGCGAGCCACTTCTGCTTGCACCCATGTCAACCACTAGCGCAGTACGCGTTTTCAGAACACTATTAAACTCACCAGATAAGTCGACAACAAATGCCAGACCTTTAAAAATGCTTTTGCCACCATGGGGCACGACCACATTCTGTGTAATACCACCTTTGCGGCCATAAGGGATCAGCGAAGAGCGAGGATTGAATGCCGGGCTGGCATCAAAGTCAACATCCGCCTTATCATCATCCGCATCTATTGAGCCTTCGACAGCACTCACTTCAACCAGGCCTAACTGGTTCATTGAGCCGATAAAACCCGGTGTTAGTACTCTACCCTGCGCATCAATCGTAATATCTGCACTCACATTCGCGGGGTTGATTGCACTGATGGTGCCATCTTCAATGACCACAGTTGCCCCTTCCAGGGTACCCGCGTCAGTCAATGTGTGAACCTTGGCATTGGTGATTGCTGTGATCTGAGCAAACGCAGCAGAAGAAGCCAACAATGCGCTGGTCAATAAAGAAACCTTAAACTTATTCATCATTTACTCCTTAGCGCTGACCCAGCATAAAATCACTCACCGCCTGATATTTTTCATCAAAGCGGTCATATACCTTGGCTCCGTCTATATAAACGGTTTCAGCTTTAGAATAAACGCTAAATGGATTGCGATCCCAGATAACAATATCCGCTTGCTTGCCTTGTTTTACCGAACCGGTTTTATCTTCAATACCAAGAGATTTAGCGGCGTTGTAAGTGATCCACTTGATAGCATCTTGCTCTTTTAGTGAAAAGCCAGCCTGATTTGCGGTATTCATGATTTTGGCCGCTTCATGGTTCAGGCGCTGAATCGTGGTGCCAGAATCTGAGTGAACAACTGCACAAGAATTCTTAACCGCATCTACGATTGCCACGTTTTCAGGCACCATGTCGTACGCTTCCATCTTGAAGCCCCACCAGTCCGGCCACAATGCCGCACAGTTGCCGTTTTCAGCGAGTAGATCCGCGATTTTATATGCTTCGATACCATGGTGGAAAGTACCTGCGTGATAATTAAACTCTTTAGACAGGTCAATCATCATCGCCATTTCTTCGGCTTTATAACAGTGGTTGTGGATCAAGATTTCGCCGTCTAACACACCGCGAAGTGTATCCAAACGAATATCGCGTTTTGGCGCATCCGGGTTCAATCCTGCAGCATAGGCCGCCTCGTATTGCTCCCAGGCCTGCTTATATTCAGTCGCTTCAGCCCAGGCAGCACGATATCCCGCCATGTTACCCATGCGGGTGTATGGTGCAACCCCTTTACCACCATAAACACGTTTCGGGTTTTCACCACAAGCCATTTTCAGACCATACGGCGCATCCGGAAATTTCATACCCTGCATCGTTGGTGACGGCACGTTTTTTAGCGTCACGCTACGACCGCCAAACAGGTTAGCAGAACCTGGTAAGATCTGTAATGTGGTGATCCCACCTTCACGCGCTCGGTTAAAGCCCG
The Pseudoalteromonas viridis DNA segment above includes these coding regions:
- a CDS encoding amidohydrolase family protein, yielding MNKFKVSLLTSALLASSAAFAQITAITNAKVHTLTDAGTLEGATVVIEDGTISAINPANVSADITIDAQGRVLTPGFIGSMNQLGLVEVSAVEGSIDADDDKADVDFDASPAFNPRSSLIPYGRKGGITQNVVVPHGGKSIFKGLAFVVDLSGEFNSVLKTRTALVVDMGASRSGSRAMKYKTLTEKLEGQQQKLSEKTKKDDKKAAKKPSQEEQVLTAVLKGEMPVVVEVERASDILEVLKVKEQFGLNLVLWGVNDAVLVKEHIAKANVPVVISAVSNLPSSFSSLHADLRNAGELERAGVKVLLSGFAFEGAHNLYQLRFDAGIAVAQGMSHEGALKAVSSNIADVFGLDGGKIASGQRADLVLWSADPFEYSTTLDKLWINGEEVSTESRHDKLRERYTTDSDMPRAYTK
- a CDS encoding amidohydrolase, translated to MQKFKPTAIVLALSTVLLGCQDKGPQKEKVTIEKNPYPSTYQPHSTGSTLITNATVLTGTGERLEDADVLLKDGKISQVGKDLSVQADVTIDAQGKWVTPGIIDVHSHLGAYPSPSVESHADGNEITKPNTAQVWVEHSVWPQDPGFNRAREGGITTLQILPGSANLFGGRSVTLKNVPSPTMQGMKFPDAPYGLKMACGENPKRVYGGKGVAPYTRMGNMAGYRAAWAEATEYKQAWEQYEAAYAAGLNPDAPKRDIRLDTLRGVLDGEILIHNHCYKAEEMAMMIDLSKEFNYHAGTFHHGIEAYKIADLLAENGNCAALWPDWWGFKMEAYDMVPENVAIVDAVKNSCAVVHSDSGTTIQRLNHEAAKIMNTANQAGFSLKEQDAIKWITYNAAKSLGIEDKTGSVKQGKQADIVIWDRNPFSVYSKAETVYIDGAKVYDRFDEKYQAVSDFMLGQR